Within the Nocardioides aurantiacus genome, the region CGCTGCTGGCCGAGCGCCGCAGCATGCGCGAGCTCACCGCGCCCCCCGTGGGCTCCACCCGGCCCCGGCCCGAGGACGACTTCGACCCGGCGCACTACCTGGGTGCCACCGCGAGCATCATCGACGGCGTGCTCGCCCGCGCCCGTGAGGAGAACTAGATGGACGCCCCCACCGTGACCGCCGCCCGGCTGACCGGCGCCGCCCACCGCGAGCGGCTCCCGCTGCTGGTGCTGGGTCCCTCGCTCGGCACCTCGGCGGCGACGCTGTGGACCGGCTGCGCCCGCGCCGGGTTGACCGAGGTCTTCGACGTGCTGGCCTGGGACCTCCCCGGCCACGGCTACAACCACTCCGTGCCCGAGCAGCCGTTCACGGTCGCCGACCTCGCCGCCGGCGTGCTCCGGGTCGTCGAGGACGTGCTGGAGCAGCGCGGCGAGCTGGGCGGCCACTTCGCCTACGCCGGTGACTCGGTCGGCGGCGCGGTCGGCCTGCAGCTGCTGCTCGACCACCCCGACCGGCTCACCGCGGCGGTGCTGCTCTGCACCGGGGCACAGATCGGCGAGCCCGCGATGTGGGAGGGCCGGGTGGGCCAGGTCAGCGTCTCCGGGACCGCCGTGATGGTGGCGGGGTCGGCCGAGCGCTGGTTCGCCCCGGGCTTCCTCGAGCGTTCCCCCGAGACCGGGTCGGCGCTGCTCCATGCCCTGGCCGAGGCCGACGATCGGGGGTACGCCCTGGTCTGCCAGGCGCTGGCCGGGTTCGACGTACGCCAGCGGCTGGCCGAGGTCACCGCGCCCGTCCTCGCGGTCGCCGGCGTCCACGACGTCGCCACGCCCCCGGCCAAGCTCCAGGAGATCGCCGGTGGCGTCCGCGACGGCCGCTACGTCGAGCTCGCCGACACCGCACACCTCGCCCCGGCCGAGCAGCCCGAGCGGGTCGCGGCCCTGATCCGCGAGCACGTCCTC harbors:
- the pcaC gene encoding 4-carboxymuconolactone decarboxylase, producing the protein MDAPTVTAARLTGAAHRERLPLLVLGPSLGTSAATLWTGCARAGLTEVFDVLAWDLPGHGYNHSVPEQPFTVADLAAGVLRVVEDVLEQRGELGGHFAYAGDSVGGAVGLQLLLDHPDRLTAAVLLCTGAQIGEPAMWEGRVGQVSVSGTAVMVAGSAERWFAPGFLERSPETGSALLHALAEADDRGYALVCQALAGFDVRQRLAEVTAPVLAVAGVHDVATPPAKLQEIAGGVRDGRYVELADTAHLAPAEQPERVAALIREHVLGEQPAPPTDAVDDGGDDGRYAAGMVVRREVLGDAHVDRATAATNDFTADFQRFITEYAWGGVWTRPGLDRRSRSMITLTALVARGHHEELAMHVRAAITNGLTVAEIREVLLQSAIYCGVPDANSAFRVAQQVLTDLGVDTTDLAPTGGTR